In Vespa velutina chromosome 1, iVesVel2.1, whole genome shotgun sequence, the following proteins share a genomic window:
- the LOC124950436 gene encoding exocyst complex component 2, giving the protein MGPPPVVTGISPKEGPPGTRVIVRGEFLGTKALDLIGLTICGCDCLLSAEWKSSNKIIARSGPCKGRGDIIVTTRTGGQGTSTVQFRGYHETIGPMKESAVWVDEAPLQSFVWGRRALSPTNYQQEDPLGLSVEGNDKKFPDDELIELFGDATDDLTSEKFHPGWFLLQHHHATTLEDLKAGLTFLKRKVNSQKEGQLSFLKANVGSVMEQLDTVMLLKEQFELDMKNYGTDPIEQLEKAIKQSMSEANKLFDEVLARRDRADATRNVLTVMQRYKFLFCMPINMERNIERGNYDLVINDYARVKNLFRNTEVEVFKIVLSEIENRITTLKTLLRKKLEEMPLSLEEHKKIIRNLVNLETEGDVGWDAIVSHANSLDKSINACVHEHLETKNTILEDSGKTSKHVLVTGKQFQSNRNDRNNTSIQVSCIQAIYDILIQQLPNLWRLGQSYFSGQLHVAVDVEKQIPFKNLVLSSMQHTMEVIKNICHNDVEASSLLHILHCIRQMYASLIHLDLPSDALDIFGKFIFDLRLQCLVALFKRTAENIAALHKKETWQIEYLNENGGITKLPFLFEEMVLEVTKCARDTVVACGPRENALFANPSYQMIFYNAVKTLFTSFARCLQQLAFNGCEEALDDDEPSVSQLVGSPSGYRNKNNEHQGPTWEQCLLISLSNIRYTLNIVLPKIKDTLKTQGYPDLSNAIGWNSNWTQLETLDNAVLEAYLERRCDPLVGTIEPSMYLGGLEWDFNTEPTHIRPYAQEILANLIAVHAEVHRVAPVLLKRVLSHIVETIAEELARLMSCVTQFSSAGIIQARTDITLLKNALLHYSTDRARSFFEEALDAIPQAMNNEDAVRIDALLLKVTTSMRLQLSCLVNGTTNGTVSTIDTNRVTTV; this is encoded by the exons ATGGGCCCACCACCAGTAGTCACAGGAATATCACCTAAGGAAGGGCCACCTGGAACTCGTGTAATAGTACGTGGAGAATTCTTGGGTACTAAAGCTTTAGATTTAATAG ggttgACAATTTGTGGATGTGATTGCCTTTTATCTGCTGAATGGAAATcatcaaacaaaattattgcTAGATCAGGTCCATGTAAAGGCCGTGGTGATATTATAGTAACAACTCGTACTGGTGGTCAAGGAACATCAACAGTACAATTCCGTGGTTATCATGAAACAATAGGACCTATGAAAGAATCAGCTGTATGGGTAGATGAAGCACCTCTACAGAGCTTTGTTTGGGGTAGAAGAGCATTATCACCAACAAATTATCAACAAGAAGATCCTTTAGGACTCAGTGTGGAAGGAAATGA taaaAAGTTTCCTGATGAtgaattaatagaattatttggAGATGCTACTGATGATCTCACTAGTGAAAAATTTCATCCAGGTTGGTTTTTATTGCAACATCATCATGCTACAACATTAGAAGACTTAAAAGCAGGCTTAACTTTTCttaagagaaaagtaaattcTCAAAAAGAAGGACAATTGTCCTTTTTGAAG gCAAATGTGGGATCAGTAATGGAACAACTTGATACAGTAATGCTTCTTAAAGAGCAGTTTGAAttagatatgaaaaattatggaACTGATCCCATTGAACAACTTGAAAAAGCTATTAAACAATCAATGTCAGAagctaataaattatttgatgaAGTGTTAGCAAGAAGAGATAGAGCAGATGCTACAAGAAATGTTTTAACTGTTATGCAGCGCTATAAGTTTCTGTTTTGCATGCCAATTAATatggaaagaaatatagaacgTGGAAATTATGATTTGGTTATTAATGATTATGCAagagtaaaaaatttatttaggaACACTGAAGTGGAAGTATTTAAAATAGTATTATCAGAAATAGAAAACAGAATTACAACTCTTAAAACATTATTACGAAAGAAGCTTGAAGAAATGCCACTTAGTTTagaagaacataaaaaaataattagaaatcttGTTAATCTTGAAACAGAAGGTGATGTGGGTTGGGATGCCattg TTTCACATGCAAATAGTTTAGATAAAAGCATAAATGCTTGTGTACATGAGCatttagaaacaaaaaacacaATTTTGGAGGATTCTGGTAAAACTTCAAAACATGTACTGGTTACAGGAAAACAATTTCAAAGTAACagaaatgatagaaataatacATCAATACAAGTATCATGCATTCAAgctatttatgatatattaattcaaCAGTTGCCTAATCTATGGAGATTAGGACAAAGTTATTTCAGTGGGCAGTTGCATGTAGCAGTAGATGTTGAGAAACAAATTCCCTttaag aatttggTTTTATCAAGCATGCAACATACCATggaagttattaaaaatatatgtcatAATGATGTAGAAGCATCATcacttttacatattttacacTGTATTAGACAGATGTATGCATCTTTAATTCATTTAGATTTACCTAGTGATGCCCTTGatatttttggaaaatttatatttgatttgag ATTACAATGTTTAGTTGCATTGTTCAAAAGAACAGCAGAGAATATAGCAGCTTTacataaaaaggaaacatggcaaattgaatatttaaatgagaATGGTGGTATTACAAAGCTg cCATTCCTATTCGAAGAAATGGTATTAGAAGTAACAAAATGTGCACGAGATACAGTGGTTGCTTGTGGTCCAAGAGAAAATGCATTATTTGCTAATCCATCATATCAAATGATCTTTTATAATGCTGTTAAAACTTTATTTACTTCATTTGCAAGATGCTTGCAACAATTAGCCTTTAATGGTTGCGAAGAAGCTTTGGATGATGATGAGCCATCAGTTTCTCAACTAGTTGGATCACCTTCTGGTTATAggaataaaaacaatgaacATCAAGGACct ACATGGGAACAGTgccttttaatatcattaagtAATATACGTTACACTTTGAATATTGTTTTgccaaaaataaaagatacacTAAAAACTCAAGGTTATCCAGATTTGTCTAATGCAATTGGTTGGAATTCTAATTGGACACAATTGGAAACTCTTGATAATGCTGTTTTGGAGGCCTATTTAGAACGACGGTGTGATCCACTTGTAGGAACAATCGAACCTAGTATGTATTTGGGTGGATTAGAATGGGATTTTAATACAGAACCAACTCATATTAGACCATATGCTCAGGAAATATTAGCAAATTTAATAGCAGTTCATGCAGag gttCATCGGGTTGCACCAGTTCTTTTAAAAAGAGTTCTCTCTCATATTGTTGAGACAATAGCAGAAGAACTCGCACGGCTTATGTCGTGCGTAACACAGTTTAGTTCTGCTGGTATTATACAAGCTAGAACTGATATTACACTTTTAAAAAATGCTCTATTACATTACAGTACTGATAGAGCAAG aagctTTTTTGAAGAGGCTCTTGATGCTATACCACAAGCAATGAATAATGAAGATGCTGTACGTATTGATGCTTTGTTGTTAAAAGTTACAACATCCATGCGATTGCAATTATCCTGTCTTGTAAATGGTACAACTAATGGTACTGTAAGCACAATTGATACCAATCGTGTCACCACTGTATAA
- the LOC124947988 gene encoding transmembrane protein 177 — MYYRRRKFHLIFGISASITAYCVNLMPHTIFLDKLENTVAFYRRGVRLRINNKVKELCKEVMDDLKIPENTQSLIKPFYVFGFHPFHAGTLNKTFGGIIGIPSNFLFRDIADATVEKLVINNKELDQMKVETNDLFDSLVLSKNAQKYVIAREILKILSNEVYSFAGSLSCIVIIMTSIYSNIAHKFNLYEKKASYRRILYLFFTLVGYAFWVAFKDAVRCHIDASIDENISKLGLNYIDGGREYYEKELKKNIALRSLMEKDGEKSYHVNGNEKRWGFMSLPLSERKSFFESKHLKL, encoded by the exons atgTACTATAGAAGACGTaaatttcatcttatttttgGAATTTCTGCAAGCATTACGGCATACTGTGTTAATCTTATGCCACATACAATATTTCTTGATAAATTGGAGAACACTGTTGCTTTTTATCG tCGTGGCGTTAgattacgtataaataataaagtaaaggaATTATGCAAAGAGGTAATGGATGACTTAAAAATTCCCGAAAATACTCAGTCTCTCATAAAACCATTTTACGTTTTTGGTTTTCATCCTTTTCATGCTGgaacattaaataaaacttttggAGGAATTATTGGTATtccttcaaattttttatttcgtgatATTGCTGATGCAACAGTTGAAAAAttagttataaataataaagaacttGATCAGATGAAAGTAGaaacaaatgatttatttgataGTTTAGTACTTTCAAAAAATGCACAGAAATATGTAATAGCGcgtgaaattttaaaaattctaagTAATGAGGTATATTCATTTGCAGGTAGTTTATCTtgtattgttataatcatGACATCAATTTATAGTAACATAGcgcataaatttaatttatatgagaaaaaagCATCATACCgtcgtatattatatttattttttacgttagTTGGGTACGCTTTCTGGGTTGCATTTAAAGATGCTGTACGTTGTCATATTGATGCCagtatcgatgaaaatatatcaaaattaggtttaaattatatagacGGAGGAAGGGAATATTATGAGAAAGaactgaaaaagaatattgcaTTGAGATCGCTTATGGAAAAGGATGGAGAAAAGTCTTATCATGttaatggaaatgaaaaaCGCTGGGGATTTATGTCACTCCCTCTTTCtgagagaaaaagtttttttgaATCAAAACACttaaaactataa